The Dethiosulfovibrio peptidovorans DSM 11002 genome has a window encoding:
- a CDS encoding leucyl aminopeptidase family protein: protein MDIAVFSGELPAVRAVAVLCFDDGISEDVLDGAPTRAMAHFEGKGKKGEFLRYPLEGEVRDLFLVGLGKRDECGLGNYRNAVSDAVRKVGAMGISELAFVLPVTPDEAISSAVAEGAVLGNYRFDRFRSPKEEERSVSVDTLYLKDGQRSGLDRGIVLGEAQAASRDLANRPGNDVIPETMADEAVRIAKKHGMECDVWDEDRIQEERMSALWHVGKGSENKPRFIHMVYRPAGKPRRKVALVGKGITFDSGGLCIKGRTGIRTMKCDKTGGCNVLAIMEAVGRLKPDIEVHGIVGAAENMPDGASYRPDDIVRARNGKTIEIVNTDAEGRVTLADSLSFASELEVDAIIDMATLTGAAVTALGNYTAGLICDFDDLSRQVMSASERAGERFHRFAMDDEKLREQIDSPVADVLNSGGPGGGMITAGMFLREFVSPEIPWAHMDIAGVDFYEKAFDCYGKGATAFGVRTCLEFLLS, encoded by the coding sequence ATGGATATAGCGGTTTTCAGTGGTGAACTCCCCGCCGTGAGGGCGGTGGCGGTTTTGTGTTTTGACGATGGAATCTCGGAGGACGTGCTGGATGGAGCTCCGACCAGGGCGATGGCCCATTTCGAAGGCAAGGGTAAAAAGGGCGAGTTCCTTCGTTATCCCTTGGAGGGAGAGGTAAGGGATCTCTTCCTCGTCGGTCTGGGGAAGAGGGACGAATGCGGTCTTGGGAACTACAGAAACGCAGTGTCCGATGCCGTGAGGAAGGTTGGGGCCATGGGAATCTCCGAGTTGGCCTTCGTCCTTCCGGTGACTCCCGACGAGGCGATCAGCTCCGCCGTGGCGGAAGGAGCCGTTTTGGGGAACTATCGTTTCGACCGTTTTCGTTCTCCCAAGGAAGAGGAGCGTTCCGTATCGGTCGATACCCTGTATCTCAAGGATGGACAGAGATCTGGACTCGACAGGGGGATCGTCCTAGGCGAGGCTCAGGCTGCCTCGAGAGATCTGGCAAATCGCCCCGGAAACGACGTGATCCCGGAGACGATGGCCGACGAGGCCGTGAGAATCGCGAAAAAACACGGTATGGAGTGCGATGTCTGGGACGAAGACCGCATCCAGGAGGAAAGGATGTCGGCTCTGTGGCACGTCGGGAAAGGGTCGGAGAACAAGCCTCGCTTTATCCACATGGTCTATCGTCCCGCAGGAAAGCCTCGTCGAAAGGTGGCCTTGGTGGGCAAGGGAATAACCTTCGACAGCGGTGGCCTCTGCATAAAAGGGCGGACCGGCATCAGGACGATGAAATGCGACAAGACCGGAGGTTGCAACGTCCTGGCGATAATGGAGGCGGTGGGCCGGCTTAAGCCGGACATCGAGGTCCACGGAATAGTGGGAGCGGCGGAGAACATGCCCGATGGGGCCTCCTACCGCCCGGACGATATAGTGAGGGCCAGAAACGGTAAGACTATCGAGATAGTCAACACCGACGCCGAGGGCAGGGTAACCTTGGCGGACAGTCTATCTTTCGCCTCCGAGCTGGAGGTTGATGCGATAATCGACATGGCGACCCTCACCGGTGCCGCCGTGACTGCCCTCGGGAACTATACTGCAGGTCTAATATGCGACTTCGACGACCTGAGCCGTCAGGTGATGTCGGCATCCGAGAGGGCTGGGGAGAGGTTCCACCGTTTCGCAATGGACGACGAGAAGCTAAGGGAGCAGATCGATTCTCCCGTCGCGGATGTCCTTAACTCCGGCGGTCCCGGTGGCGGCATGATAACGGCTGGCATGTTCCTCAGGGAGTTTGTGAGCCCCGAGATACCCTGGGCCCACATGGACATAGCCGGGGTGGACTTCTACGAGAAAGCCTTCGATTGCTACGGCAAGGGAGCCACCGCCTTCGGGGTCAGAACCTGTCTGGAGTTTCTCTTGAGTTAA
- a CDS encoding ABC transporter substrate-binding protein — translation MKRIVVLVVLACALVFIFDSVSVAETVDRYGGTLKWRIVADPPRPDPAQATDTTSTMVIFKYAEGLVKTDPDTMEILPSLAESWEVNDDATRWTFHLRKGVHFQKEAGGEPTLNGGREMVASDVKYSFERHLKMNSPRMTRLESILGYQDFLDGKSDSWEGIDVLDDHTVKFTLSKPFVPFLINLTQAYFVIVPREDCEKWGKDFVFHPVGTGPFAFKSWVHDSKYIMKRNPDYWRKDEEGGSLPYLDGVEYVVIPDNAIAYMEFKKANLDVLPDIPDAFYEKVKGNYKPKGLMVEKPWTGVYYYGFNLMRPPFGDNPTLRRALNYAIDREALNDLVINGRYVPSDGVTPPGFFPYEKPIKGYSYDPKKAKALLAEAGYADGFKTVLQINNDQRHRSLGEAIQAQMRDIGVDMSIRVVDWGVHLDTLARGEFEIFRLGWIASPDPDSFLYDLLHSSNCGGKGNRARYKNDKVDDLLERARAETDPKARMALYNEAEQIIVDDAPWLFLFNYTSSMAWNDSVKGLVLHSAGPDTCDLSVVWKSSK, via the coding sequence ATGAAGAGAATTGTCGTTTTGGTTGTTTTAGCCTGCGCCCTTGTGTTCATCTTTGATTCTGTATCGGTTGCTGAGACTGTCGATAGGTACGGAGGAACCCTAAAATGGAGGATAGTTGCCGATCCGCCTAGGCCCGATCCAGCTCAAGCTACCGACACGACCTCGACCATGGTCATATTCAAGTACGCTGAGGGGCTGGTCAAGACCGATCCAGACACCATGGAAATCCTTCCTAGCTTGGCAGAGAGCTGGGAAGTCAATGACGACGCAACGCGGTGGACTTTTCACCTTCGCAAGGGAGTTCATTTTCAAAAAGAGGCCGGTGGAGAACCCACGTTAAACGGCGGCAGGGAGATGGTGGCCTCTGACGTCAAGTACTCTTTCGAACGTCATTTAAAGATGAATTCTCCCAGAATGACCAGACTTGAGTCCATACTTGGTTATCAGGATTTCCTTGACGGCAAATCGGATAGCTGGGAAGGTATAGATGTTCTGGACGACCATACGGTGAAATTCACCCTGTCCAAGCCTTTCGTGCCGTTTCTCATAAACCTGACTCAGGCCTATTTCGTCATAGTCCCAAGGGAGGACTGCGAAAAGTGGGGAAAGGATTTCGTCTTTCATCCCGTAGGGACAGGTCCCTTTGCCTTCAAAAGCTGGGTCCATGATAGCAAATACATCATGAAGCGAAACCCCGATTACTGGCGTAAGGATGAAGAAGGAGGGAGTCTACCCTATTTAGATGGAGTCGAATACGTCGTAATTCCGGATAATGCCATAGCCTATATGGAGTTCAAAAAGGCTAATTTGGATGTCTTGCCAGATATACCGGATGCCTTTTACGAAAAAGTCAAGGGGAACTACAAACCCAAGGGGCTTATGGTTGAAAAGCCTTGGACCGGAGTGTATTACTATGGGTTCAACCTCATGAGGCCTCCTTTTGGAGATAATCCTACCCTTAGAAGAGCCTTGAATTACGCCATAGACAGAGAAGCTCTTAACGATCTTGTTATAAACGGTCGTTACGTGCCATCCGATGGTGTAACCCCTCCTGGGTTCTTTCCGTACGAAAAGCCTATAAAAGGTTATAGCTACGATCCTAAAAAAGCAAAGGCGCTTCTTGCCGAGGCAGGTTATGCCGATGGATTCAAGACCGTTCTCCAGATCAACAATGATCAGAGACACAGATCGTTGGGAGAGGCTATTCAGGCTCAGATGAGAGATATCGGAGTGGATATGAGCATAAGGGTAGTAGATTGGGGAGTCCATCTGGATACTCTGGCCAGAGGTGAATTCGAGATATTCCGACTTGGTTGGATTGCGTCACCGGATCCGGACAGTTTCCTCTACGACCTTCTTCATTCTTCCAATTGTGGTGGAAAGGGCAATAGAGCACGCTACAAGAACGATAAGGTGGACGACCTTCTGGAGAGGGCCAGGGCCGAGACCGATCCTAAGGCCAGGATGGCCCTCTACAACGAGGCAGAGCAGATCATAGTCGACGACGCTCCGTGGCTTTTCCTGTTCAACTACACGTCCAGCATGGCCTGGAACGACAGTGTAAAAGGGCTAGTCCTCCACAGTGCTGGACCCGATACTTGCGATCTCTCGGTCGTATGGAAGAGCTCTAAGTAA